A genomic stretch from Bradyrhizobium quebecense includes:
- the fliS gene encoding flagellar export chaperone FliS, protein MTQNATAYLANNAYRSAAVAVPPLKAVVMLCDGAITLLQKALDAHEAKRFEEGHTYLTRATAILRGLSHHLDVTRGGAMADRLFRTYNALIMACLRSYGRPHARENFRRIIASLTELRDAWKFVEATAGKAAKARTLDKTLESAAGR, encoded by the coding sequence ATGACCCAGAATGCTACGGCCTACCTTGCCAACAATGCCTATCGATCCGCCGCGGTGGCGGTCCCGCCGCTGAAGGCGGTGGTGATGCTGTGCGACGGCGCCATCACGTTGCTGCAGAAGGCGCTGGATGCGCACGAGGCGAAGCGCTTCGAGGAAGGGCATACCTATCTGACGCGGGCGACCGCGATCCTGCGCGGCCTGAGCCACCATCTCGACGTCACCCGCGGCGGCGCGATGGCCGACCGCCTGTTCCGGACCTACAATGCGCTGATCATGGCGTGCCTGCGCTCCTACGGCCGGCCGCACGCCAGGGAGAATTTCCGGCGCATCATTGCCAGCCTGACCGAGCTCCGCGACGCCTGGAAGTTCGTCGAGGCGACCGCCGGCAAGGCCGCCAAGGCCAGGACACTCGACAAGACGCTCGAATCAGCAGCCGGCCGCTGA